Within the Montipora foliosa isolate CH-2021 chromosome 11, ASM3666993v2, whole genome shotgun sequence genome, the region AGTCTGGTCTGATCTTCAGTTTTCGAGGATAAACCGACTTCAAGTTATGTGGTGGAAGAGAAGGAGTTTCAGGTAACCATGGGTATCCTGTGAACAAAGGCGGCAGCAGGTTTAGTCAGAGAAACCTCTCGAGCCAGAGATTTCTTAGATGCCAGGAGTCACTGAGTCATGATTGCTCTTGAGAGATCCAATTTTTATCTTCTGAGAGCCCCACAAAGGAAAGTTCTAAAAATCAAAATACTAGTACTTTGCAACATTCCCTGGACAGAAACGGCCCAAGCATGTGTGACTCAACTATTAAATGACCAAAATTCTTGAAGTTAGTTCCTCAACCTCTGAATATTTATTTAATAACCGGCTGTCCGCTGTCACGAATAGAGTCAGTGAGACGAAAATCGAAATTAACAGCAATGGGTAAGATTCCCAActgagagttttttttttttttttaactatacTTCAGAGATGCGCCGATCGAGGAATTTAACGAAAGAGCAGGATGCTGAACAATGGTCAGCGGTCAAAAAAAGAACGTGGACAAAGGCCCTTATCGTTCAGGCATGCATTTCTCAGGATTCACAAAGGTGTTGAGGATCACGCAACAGGTTCAGGTGTCAATCACGATTGCAATTCGCCGGCGTCAGAGGTCACAATGCTTTTTCTTGCTGTACATTGAGGTCAAAGTTGCCCAGTCATTGAAATAGTCCCACGCCCCCGGGGACCCTCCGGCACAGCCGGTCAAAATCCCTTCACAAGGATTTCCTTGACACCAAGTCTCAATGAAGATTACCCCTTCTGAAATACGGCTTTGAACGGAATTCCGCCTAATCTTACAAGAATGACTATGGGGGTTTTTATGAgacaaaatattttgctatcaATACTGAGTAGATAAACTGTTTCTCCTCTTTTATCAAAATTCATTTAGAATtataccctggattccagaggttattttctcgctatgaaaagagcggcatagcgagaaaataacctctggaatccagggtattAGAATTAAGGAAGACGAAGGCCAGTCCACATGGCAGTGCCATTACAGAGAAATGCGGCCTGAAGATAAATCCCATGCAGTGGTCTCCCACCTACTTTGAGGAGCTCCCCCAAGTTTTCTGTAGTTCAAGAATCATATTTCAGAAACCGCACACGTTTAAGTAAGGAACAAATCGAAACAACTGCTAGAATcgaaaattttctttgttataCAACTGAGACAAGGAAAACCATTGCCTTTGTTAAGCCTTTAATTTGTCAACACACGATATAATAGAAAGTATATTCAGCCATTTTAACTAACACACCTCGCGCAATACTGAAAAACAGTTTGATCTCCTGAGTGAGTGAAAACTTAATACAATTCCCACCACACAGAGTAGGAAATACTGTAATTATGTTTTGACCTCTTGTAAACACAAGATAAATAAACCACAAAAATTGATTTAACCTAAACAATCCGTCACAAACTTTGAAATGAGACAGGACAAGGTCGATTCTGTGGGCTAAAACCAAAACTCCCGCCACGGCAATAGAATAATACTATACTTACAAACAGTCTTTCCACACATTATAAATAAGTATTGGAAAAATCACAACTATCTTCACCACATCATCTTGTACAATACTGTAAGTGATTTCCTTTGTCAGTACTGTTTTGACGAATAATTTATGCATGGTCAAGAAAATTCTCCATGCAACCGTTTTTTTACGATCGGGTGATGCCGAATGGGCCATAGCGTCAAAGATAAATTTACTGTCGATGCCTAATCTTCAGTAAATTAGTGAAGGATTGATATCTTCTGAAAAAAGAGTTTATTTTAATTGTCAGCTAATTCAGTGGCTAATTGGTTTACGAAATTAAATTTTTTGGATGAGAAGAAAAGGAACACACACATACCAGTCGATCCACTGCTGGAATCAATAGTTTCCAACATACGAACCTTACGTATTTTGAACTTGGCACTGTGACTAATTtgggccaatttttttttcactgagtTGCTGACTAATTTACGAATTACGTAAATACAATCAAATAAGTTAATGGTGGCCTTCTGCAGGCTGGGTAAGTAATGAAGCTATCAGATGATCTTTGAAATGAAGCTTAAAATATAGAGTCCACGGTACCCATAATTCGCTTGGATGGTTTCCATCAAGGGTCTTCATTCACAGCTGCCGGTGGCAATCAGAAATTGACATTTTGAGACCAACATTTCCGAAGACTTGCTTAAAAGCCGGCATCTGACTGTCAAACGATTTTGGATTTTTCACACTCCTTTAACCATTGACAAATCATAGAAAACTTTTCTGGATCCTGCTCCTCTTCGGGTTTATCAAATATTGCTGCGTCGTCTTGTTCTTCTAAATTTTCATCAAATGGCAACTGCGTTTGTTCAGATTCATTCACCAACTCTCCCGGACTCACAACCGCAGATTTCGTGCGATTTCGAAAGGTAGGTCCGGCGTTTAGGTCACATAACCCATTAGAGTGGTTAGAGAATGTTTTAATCAAAGGTAGCGAGTTCGTCTTTCGCAGAATCTGTTTGTTAGGAAGGTTTGATGCTACAAAGGCTTTCTTCGTACCGGAAAGGAAAAGAAGTTGGTTGTCATCATTTGTTGGTTTTGACAAGCCACCGTTGCAAACACTTCCACTAAATGCAATTTTAACTTCTCTAGGAGTCCTTTTAAGCGAATCTTCTGCATGGTTTGGTTTTCGTAATGGTGGTAAAGAAGTCCCTAATATCGTGTTAGGAAAAGCCTGCATCCCTTTTTGTGAGCCCAAAACCTCCAGAAAATGTTCGGAGGGTCTTCTGAAGTGAAAATTTTGAGTGAAGTTTTCTCTTTTATCACTGTCTCGAAATGTTGTAAAGGGCGGAATCAAGCACTTTTCGGACAAACTTGGCTCATATTTAGAGCTTGAGACGCTCGTCTTTGATGAAGCGTAGAAGAGGCTGTCTTTCGTAGTCGGCGCTGGACTTGTGATCTCCTCATCGACACCGGTTTGTTCAATTGCGTGAGCTTCCTTGTTTGAAATCGCGGTTGGTGACATCTTACGCCGCATTGGAAGTAAGCTTTTCTCCGCCCTATGCATTGGTGTCTCTCGCATTTTGATGAATTCTTAAGCCAGATATTTTCTCTAGCTGCAGGCACTGACCACCAGCTTGAACAACCTGCataacaaatcaaatgaaagaGTCTTGATGTGACCTTGAACAAAGAATGCCAAACTCGCTGTTCTTGTCAGTATTGATTACCTCAAGGCTCTTAAGTTATCACATGACTTAGTTCCGGTTGATATCACATTGAATAAGCCTCTTGCCAGCTTTGAACTTTCAGGAAAGTTTATGTAATAGTTCCCTTAAATTAGGACTCTAAGTCTTTGTCTAAGAAAATAAGCCTAGGAAAAAGGCGTTTAAGAGCGCTGAGATGCGGCTTACATGGTCCAAAACTTCGTGTGATGGCACTTTGCTTTCTGGGTGACACTTCAACATACAAGGTAAATAGTTGAAAAAGTTATTGGGAAGCAAACAACATTCTTCAACAACCCAGTTGCTTTCGAGAGCTTTGTTTTGACAGTTCTACCGCCCGGCAAATTTATAGACCGGTTAATTTAAACAGTTCAATTAAGCGAAGGGCATTGTTAATCAATTATTTTCAAAACACCATTGTTTAAGAAAACCCATTTCATAAACAATGACCTGATTATACGAGGCAGCCGGTCTCAGTGTGTTTGCAAATGCCGGGACAACACTCTCACACGAAGATCAAGATTTCCTAATGATTATACTGGATAAAGACATCACAGAAGAGTTATTAAAACTATGTCCAAATCAATTAACGTTTCCCACTAAAAAATTATTGCATAAAAAGTAGTTGAAAATGCAGTCAGATGAAAGCGTTGCAATTAAGAAacttaatgatgaaatggtatatgaaatgaatcctatatgaactgcggatatgaaatcaagtaaagctatggtcttcgcagttatgaacgcaatttttacaattgcgtagagaagcctgaaaaattcaggacttaaacggggtttgaaccattGATATGCTGCCTAAATTTCCACCATTTCGAATTTCCGGTGATGCAAGATAGCGTGACAGCTAATTGTAATTTAAAGGAAGAAATTTGAAAGATAACTAAAAGCAACGAGACATCAGGCCAATATTTCCACAGGTTGTTAGTCAAGGTGAAAGATCAGAGTCTGCTCTGATTTCACGTGAACAAAAGCAATTCATGCCCGTGCTTTCTTCATTGCCATCCAAAGTACAAAGGCGGGCTTTAGAAAGGTTTCCATGGCGATTTCGGTCACGTGGGATCTTATCGATACCTGAGTAAAAtgaaaggttttgtttttcaaaaggaaGTCGACAAGTATTAATAACAACTGAGGCAAATCGCGATCGAAGAAGTTTTGATTTGCGATCATTATAATGCTAGTGGGTATGAAACGAGATGATCTACTTAGAGTGGCCTGGGGTACCGTAATCAGCTAACAGCTGAAAATGATGCGGTTCTATCTAACGCAAGTGCCTGCTCGGTTATGACAATTAACTGCTGGAAGGGCTCATAATTACTTTTCTTGAATAGCTGCTTCTAAGACATGCCCAAAGATTTTATTGCACCTTCTTGTTTAGGAAATAACTCAATAAAGTGAGGAAGAGGCTCAAATGATCAATCCAGTGCAGGATTTCACGGTTGACTGTCACTGAATTCATAATTAAAAGATCCTTCATTTGTTATGCTATTTTAGCTTCCAAGAAACAGTCATGTTctacaaaattgaaaaaaaaaaaaaacattgaaacaagATTTCGTTTTAAATAATGCCAGGTAAAGAAATCCTGGATCATTATCAGCATACTATTCACAAGGCCCTATGTAAAAAGAAAGACTAACTTGCCGCAGGCAATGTTATTTTACTAGATTTCTAATTATGTCCCACCTTTCCACGTCAAGACCATTCATCGAAACCGAGCAAATTGAAAAGTGGTTCGGTTTAAAGACCTTTCATCTCGGGGCTCATACACATAACCTGCGAGGGTTAGTAGCAAACAAACACAGGATAAACAACTTTGATAGAGCAAGCCGGaaaaaaacagctttaaaatatagCCAGATATCAAGATGAATGCGTACTATTTTCATTGCAAAACCAAGAATCAGTAAAGCAACAGGAATGCCAGAAAAATTGCCTCACCTCGTTGTGAATTGTAAGTTGGAAAACTATAGATTAAAATCATTTATGGCCGACCGGACTATCAAGAGTCGAGTGGTACATGACCAATATATGTCATATGGCTCTTCCGCATTGATGCTCAAAGGGAATCCACACTCTAGAATTAAGTTACTTAACACGGAACAGTGTTTAGGAAAACTGTGTTTATTTTGCGTCGTAATTGTTCCCTCCTCTGTGTAACTGTGTAATTGAGGGGGTATgctttaacaaaaaaagaaagaaattgaaacAAGTATGTAAATAAAACTGTAACAGCTTAAAAGCTTCTTGTTGTAGGTCGCCCGCAGGATATTTTTCACTAAAGACAATTGTAAACACACCGGCCCTGCGGTATTAATTCCCTCTGTTTTCAGAATGCACTTAGATCCCACTTTTCGTAAAAAGGTCTTCAATTTTTGAAAGTGAAAGACCTCAATAATTGTATTATATTTTCCGAATATTCTATCTTGACATACCGTGGCATCAAAGGTTTTACTAGTGACAAGTCGAGTCGGAATTCAATATGCTTCATGAACAATGTAATTCGTCTGCGTTTTTTACGTTCCTCTTTTGTGTAGGTAACCAACATCTCGCCAACAGTTAAGTCAGCGTAGTAAATCTTAGAAAACGTATACGTACAAGCGAAAGATTTCGAATCGTTCGTCATGAAAATGAGCCAGCGTATCCATTAACTCAAAAACGTACTACAACCTAGAGGGCGCTCTTCCAAAACTTACTGAAAGCTATTTGATTCGGGTTCGTTTTCTTGCTGTTAGCTAAAGCTATCAAACGCTTTCTAAAAAGTTTTAACTCAACTAGAATAATAAGTTTTTGACGGTTTACGACAAGTGGCAGTCTGCCGTTTGTAAGCAGTGACCGTCGGACAGCAAAATCTTTTTCTTCTATTCCGCGAAGTGAAAGCAGTAACTGCATGACAACGCAATGTGATCAAATAGTTTAGAATAAACGTAcgaataaaagaaaaacgagtTAAGAGGTCAGTTAAGGCTGAGTATGTATAAGGTTAATCCAGATTAGTGTACTCTTTCCGTTTCTGGTCAATGGCTTAATTCTTACAATAGGGAGGAGCATTCCTGAAGCGCTTTCCTCTTTTAGCTCAATTTCAATATTTGCCTTGAGTAAAAGCATTTACTTTTGCAATGGAAAACGTGGCAACACAATCTTACCGTGGATTTCGTACTCTGGGCCTGTTATTTAAACGGACTCCAATTGGACCACGGACTTATCACCTTCAGAACTGTCTTGAGGTGCGTTTCTTCAAGAACTTAAAGCTCTTTCCTTCGCAGCGTTGTTTTGGAGCCTTTGTATTCTAGGTTTGGCCAAAACGAAAAGGAATTTTAACTGGTTTTGTCAAGCCCGGGTGAGTTCTATTTTATGACGATCAGCTCATTAAGAATAACATAATATGCCTTAGTAACGTAGTGCTTCCGCACTCTTGGCTCTTGACAGAAAAGAGGAAGTTAAGCCTCCCATCGATCAacagataaaaaataaataataataatattttcacTCCCGGAAACGTCTTATGGCAGATGTGTATTTTGCTTCCCTTTCAAACAGGAAAACAAGCAATATCATGACAAGATTTTTTCCCCAACTCTCAAAGGGGTCGCGAAGAGGACAGTTCCGCTGAGAGACCAAGAACTGAACACCACGCTGGCTGCGTACGCGGCGCTTTACCTTTGTTCATAAAAGTTGTCTTTTTAGGCCTCATCTTGTTTAATTCGCATGTGGGAAAGGAGACTCGCTACAATTTACAGGCTGCTCGTTTCATCAAGCAAAAGATATCGCGCTAGTGAAATTTGGTTGTGCTGTATAGAAATTGACTTCAATATTGAAAGAACGTTCAAAGTTTGattaattaagaaaataacacaaacagcggtgataaacattgcattccaacgcattttttaaataGAACTTGGCGTTTCGTATCctagtcaacatacattttcaaaagcgacccgttacaatttttgaaaactatttaATTATATAGATCGTAAACATTagaggtctggaacctagactgagaaaaatgatctgcagcagtacgtgtctagacaaaATTTATATGAccttatataataacccaagttattcacggatgttgattggttcttgcctatgatctattagaggacagactcacgattgacgtcaccatcagcttttatgcgaataaagtttaattctttattatataagtaagaacatcagtgacacactcggctatcgcctcgtgtgccacttttttgttcttaccacattttgacgtcatctgtgatctattaccgaacagacgcacggcaacatggaatctatttgttaaaaggagtaatagctaaaacagcaacaacttctcactactaatattgaaattaagggaaggctttagcccttgaagtctctttaattttgcagtgaaagtcagtttttccgaaCGCTaaattcaaaatgatcccatttaatgtcgtgactagtggttttcacatgatcagcaatggctgatgaatggtcacttttagcgagggccttgaaatgttctgtttttctgtcatggagTCTTcgtttgttttgccaatgtagaattcatcacAGTTCAAGCAACCAGCTTTATAGATGAACTTagacctctgagatcggttcaagcgatAAAGGATTTCATGCGGCGTGTCttttggaatatgatcttgagattgacgaaacggtagaaattgtatacgCAGGATTTCAGACGTTTCGTGACTTGGTTACTGTGAAAACCTTAGTAGGGTAACACGATATTGTTACACTATGAGGAAAATTCGAGCGGAGAAAAAGCCGATACTgtgcatttttgcaaaaaaaaaaaaaaaagaatcttaAAAGCAAGGTTACACAAAGTTCTTATAGTTTAGACCCAGTATATTGATGTTTGACACTTTTTTTGCCATTTGGGCCTTTTCTTTTACTTCAAATAAACGTTTTCGCTGTGGTTTTAGGCTATTGGCATTGCGGCTCAGAATAGGTGTGTCAGCGGTCACTTTaggagttttgaagcaagcaaccgtggacaattttcctgtcggtgtacgttggaccagtggcttgatctgatcggcgttatttcaagttgagaaactaaatattttaagcaagagccgatacaacgtagatttgattttagtggtgtactatatttcggctggccaaaccagccttcttcaggtacaatgagagtttacactGAATTGCTTCTGTGTACATAtgtatatatagtaaatggatgttgacgtaatactggaaaaaatgtgataaaacatggcagttaaaaagattttgaattcaaatactaagagtcacggaaaaataacggaaatcactcaaaataataaactgaaatctaatacgtttgttcgcggatattaagaccgttgggatcaattgtcctgccttttaaaattaaaaaagcttccctggccttacggatcgagtctctggtcttacggatcgagtcggctggtttggccagccgaaatatagtacaccactaaaatcaaatgtacgttgtatcggctcttgcttaaaatatttagtttctcaactttaGGAGTCtatgacgtatgatatggggaacatGTGCGAGAGACTAGATGAACAGAGGCAGAATTTTAGGGATTTTGAGTGATGTTGACCTTGTTTTTTTTAGCTCAGTAAGAAAGATTTGCGACATTTAAGCCGGAAAGATGCCTCTGCGCTTGTGATATATTCATTGGAAACTTGGACATGAAAGCGTAAGTTAAAATTTTCGCCCGCAATCGAAACCATTAGAAACATTCGCCGGACGAAgtatgtttgttttttaatacataggattattttgtttttattattatggaATTCACCTGGTTTGGACATTTGTTTACTTAAATTGTTCTCAGTATAGTGAAAGAAGTCAAATCACGTTCGACAGCTGTAAAGAGTGCATATGCTCcgagcttgaaataaacattgaGCTTGCCAGATCTGTTCTCCTGTGACTTTATTTGTGTCATTTTAGTTAATTGCATAATTATTGTCAGCTTCTAAACGCTTCTAAAGTTAATATTGCGACAGTTTTAGGGTAGTGATTGAATTATATTTAGAGTTAGCGTGGTGCTTCTAAGTCAGTAGGTCTACGGAAATCCCATGACTGCGATTTCGTAAACTACTAAGCTCGATTTACAATGCACGTCATGTTCCTTTCGCAACTAGTACTGTGTTATCgcaccttttcgaaaatttcaggctgATTTTTCCGGTCTTGCGGCAATCTTTTTGGTATAAATAAAGCTATTCATTTTGCGTAAGACTCAGTACTCACTTTATGCGCATATAGATCGTTTATACTGTTTCTTCGTAATGGTGTATTATTGTGTTGTTGAATGCTCGAATGATTCTCGATCTGTTAGCAAGGAGCATGGAATAAGTTTCCACCATCTTCCTACACAAAATTCTCTCTTGCAAAAGTGGTTAGCAAAAATATCCCGAGTTGACTTTGTGGCTACCAAAGATACTCGGTTGTGTTCTGATCACTTCGAGCCTGACTGCTTTGAACGTGATCTTAAAGCAGAACTTCTTGGGTTGAAAGCAACACGTACATTGAAGCCGGATGCACTACCAACAATTTTTGTCCATCAGCCAAGAAAGAAGCCTCGACTGTCGTCTGAAAACCGTTTGCATGACAGAGCAAAGCAAGAGGTAAGAGTCTGACTTAATTTTAGCTTCATGCAACTCGAAGTACTTTCTTATCTTACATGTGGAGGCAACGCTCACGCAATTGCTCATTAAGTCACGAAATGTCTGCTTTGGTTTGCAGTACATTGCATCACTCACCACGACACACCATGTTTCACCTATGAATGTTGTGGAACTTAGTACCTCCACTGAATGTAATTCAGCAGCTGTCTCCCACAATTCCCAGGGTGTGCATACAGAACCTGTAGCTAGTACCTCCAGAGAATATTACCCGGAAGTTGGCTGCCTAAATTCCCAGGGCATAGATCATAGTGAGGTTGCATTCGAGAGGCCATTGCAGTAACTTAATGTGGATTCAAcgaaagcaaataaaacaagTATACCAATACATAAGCTTACCAGTGATGTTCGGTGTCAAATTAATACACGAGGAGCACATTCAACTTATGATGAGATCAACTGAGTCTCAAACTTACAAGTCTTCATTTGATGTGATCCTGTGTGACCAAAGCACTCAAACTGATGAAGACTTTCACAGAGAGGAAGTGATCTCTTCTGATGAGGTAGACCCTTCCCATGAACAGAAAATCACCCCTGACAATTCACCTCAAAAGGATCCATCTTATGTACCATTGAAAAATGATGAAATGTCAGATCATTCAAACAGTTCACAGTCAGAAACTGAAGATTCAAAAAGTGTCAACCCACAAGATGATGTTAAGTTCCTTGTTTTcaaacaagaattagtgaagcTTTTTAAAAGATGTCCCGAGTGTGGTGCAGgcataagaaaaaaatatgaatCTACCCAGGGTTCTCAGTTGCTTGTTACACTTAAGTGCATAAATGGCCACACCTACTTCTGGAGCAGCCAGCCAATGATCATAGGGATGGCCGCTGGAAACCTTTTGATGTCCTCGTCGATTCTTCTAAGTGGGGCCACTTACACCAAGATAGCTACATTAGCTGAAATATTAAGGTTATGCTTTTTCAGTgagaaaatattttgtaacaTTCAAGACTCATATTTATTTCCAGTAATTAATGAAATTTGGAAGGGAGAACAAAATTCTGTTTTTAAGGATTTGAAAGACAAAGAGTTGTGGCTTTCTGGGGATGGTCGCTGTGACAGCCCAGGGCATAACGCAAAATATGGCACCTACACCATGATCGATCAACTTAGTGACAAAATAGTTGACTTCCAAATTGTTCAGGTCAGCGAAGTGACCAGTAGTAATGCCATGGAGAGAGAAGGATTTAAAAGGTGCATGGAAAATATCCAGGGTAAAGGGGCAAAAGTGAAGGTTGTGGCAACTGATCGCCATGTAAGCATAAAGTCAGATATGAAACGCATCTACCCTGATGTGCATCACCAGTTTGATGTGTGGAATTTAGCGAAACGTGTCACTAAAAAACTAACTGAAAAGGCAAAGAAGAAGGACTGTAGTGATCTTTTTCCCTGGATCAAGTCAGTCTCCAACCATCTATGGTGGTGTGCCGACACATGCAATGGGGACAAGGAACTCTTACGGGAGACTTACTACTTACTTATTCTCATCAGGCCCATGAGGACTCTTAAGGCCGGTCAGTTTCCGTAATCAGATAATTTTTACGGGGTGCGGGGATTAGCCGCACGCCCAACCCCCAACCTGGAGGACCAGTGACTACCATTTAGTCTGGCCTCTACCCTTTGACCTGCCCGTTAAGGTTGGACCTACTGGGGGAATACCCCCGACGGTAAAGCTCTCAAGGTCACTGAGGCACACAAGCTCCCCCACCACGACAAGGCAGCAGTCTTACGGGAGAAGTGGATATCAATTGTCCACCACACTGCCAACATCCACCAGTGGGACAGTGCAGATTATTATCATGAATGTCCCCACCCACCCATCCCAAGAAATGTGGCCAGAACCAAGAGATGGTTAAGGCCAGGTTCACCAGCACATGAGGCATTAAAAGAAGTGGTATTTGACAAAAAGCTACTTAAAGACATCCAGCAGTTGACACTCAGCTGTCACACTGGATCTTTGGAGGTGTATCACAGCGTCCAAGCAAAATACCTCCCCAAGCGGCAGCACTTTTGGTATAAGGGCATGGTTGCTCGAACACAGCTGGCAGCCCTTGACCACAATGCCAACACCAGCAGAGACCATGCTACTGCTTCAAGGGGAG harbors:
- the LOC137977709 gene encoding uncharacterized protein, whose protein sequence is MRETPMHRAEKSLLPMRRKMSPTAISNKEAHAIEQTGVDEEITSPAPTTKDSLFYASSKTSVSSSKYEPSLSEKCLIPPFTTFRDSDKRENFTQNFHFRRPSEHFLEVLGSQKGMQAFPNTILGTSLPPLRKPNHAEDSLKRTPREVKIAFSGSVCNGGLSKPTNDDNQLLFLSGTKKAFVASNLPNKQILRKTNSLPLIKTFSNHSNGLCDLNAGPTFRNRTKSAVVSPGELVNESEQTQLPFDENLEEQDDAAIFDKPEEEQDPEKFSMICQWLKECEKSKIV
- the LOC137977711 gene encoding uncharacterized protein, translating into MWIQRKQIKQVYQYISLPVMFGVKLIHEEHIQLMMRSTESQTYKSSFDVILCDQSTQTDEDFHREEVISSDEVDPSHEQKITPDNSPQKDPSYVPLKNDEMSDHSNSSQSETEDSKSVNPQDDVKFLVFKQELVKLFKRCPECGAGIRKKYESTQGSQLLVTLKCINGHTYFWSSQPMIIGMAAGNLLMSSSILLSGATYTKIATLAEILRLCFFSEKIFCNIQDSYLFPVINEIWKGEQNSVFKDLKDKELWLSGDGRCDSPGHNAKYGTYTMIDQLSDKIVDFQIVQVSEVTSSNAMEREGFKRCMENIQGKGAKVKVVATDRHVSIKSDMKRIYPDVHHQFDVWNLAKRVTKKLTEKAKKKDCSDLFPWIKSVSNHLWWCADTCNGDKELLREKWISIVHHTANIHQWDSADYYHECPHPPIPRNVARTKRWLRPGSPAHEALKEVVFDKKLLKDIQQLTLSCHTGSLEVYHSVQAKYLPKRQHFWYKGMVARTQLAALDHNANTSRDHATASRGENEGELRFKVVFPKRSKEWIATPIMEKTTRDRVRPLVDATVARKCQDAAERSATLTAPHTPRNIACTPRPDKAYVIARHTSRFSDT